A genomic region of Leptolyngbya sp. NIES-2104 contains the following coding sequences:
- a CDS encoding J domain-containing protein: MNIADSYRLLGLRTGATHEDIKAAYRKLARQLHPDLNPGDDRAKDRFIRITEAYQFLMGIVPAEPEESEEPKSAEPPKVTIKVTHTPEAPELSLVDRQLLQASYEQLQDLFKLKRFPRAVALVEGLAQRFPDYPDVRQWQAITYHRWGQHLMTERDYEKARSYLKKALRTDPHNRRLWAEIEQDFRKLEEKIYRRR; encoded by the coding sequence ATGAATATCGCTGATTCTTACCGCTTACTAGGGCTAAGGACAGGAGCAACCCACGAAGACATCAAAGCCGCCTATCGGAAACTGGCGCGTCAACTCCATCCCGACTTGAATCCGGGCGACGATCGCGCAAAAGATCGCTTCATTCGCATCACCGAAGCGTACCAGTTTCTCATGGGGATCGTTCCCGCAGAACCCGAAGAATCCGAAGAACCGAAATCGGCAGAACCTCCGAAAGTGACGATCAAAGTGACTCACACACCGGAAGCCCCGGAACTTTCCTTAGTCGATCGACAATTATTGCAAGCCTCATACGAGCAATTACAAGATTTATTCAAGCTCAAAAGATTTCCGCGTGCGGTTGCTCTGGTCGAAGGATTAGCCCAACGCTTCCCCGACTATCCCGATGTGCGGCAATGGCAGGCAATTACTTATCACCGTTGGGGACAGCATTTAATGACGGAGCGCGATTACGAAAAAGCGCGATCGTATCTGAAGAAGGCTCTCCGCACTGATCCCCACAATCGACGACTCTGGGCAGAAATCGAACAAGATTTTCGTAAGCTCGAAGAAAAAATCTATCGTAGA
- a CDS encoding ATP-dependent Clp protease proteolytic subunit, which translates to MPIGTPKVPYRLPGSSYEQWIDIYQRLSLERIIFLSQDVDDNIANQIVAIMLYLDSEDPTKPIQLYINSPGGSVTAGMAIYDTMQHIKSEVITICVGLAASMGAFLLAAGSKGKRVALPHSRIMIHQPLGGTGRQQATDIEIEAREIIRMRHQLNGMLADRTGQPLEKIEKDTDRDYFMSAAEAKEYGLIDRVIETV; encoded by the coding sequence ATGCCAATTGGAACTCCGAAAGTCCCGTATCGTTTACCGGGTAGCTCATACGAGCAATGGATCGATATCTATCAGCGTCTCAGCCTAGAGCGCATCATTTTCTTAAGCCAAGATGTCGATGACAATATCGCGAATCAGATTGTGGCAATCATGCTCTATCTCGATTCCGAAGATCCGACCAAGCCGATTCAGTTGTATATCAATTCCCCCGGTGGCTCGGTCACAGCGGGAATGGCGATCTACGACACGATGCAGCACATCAAATCTGAAGTGATCACGATCTGCGTCGGGCTTGCGGCTTCGATGGGAGCCTTTCTCCTCGCTGCTGGCAGTAAAGGAAAGCGCGTTGCTCTTCCCCACTCTCGGATCATGATTCACCAACCCCTTGGTGGAACCGGACGACAACAAGCGACCGACATCGAGATCGAAGCACGTGAAATCATTCGGATGCGTCATCAATTAAATGGAATGCTCGCAGACCGTACCGGACAACCGCTTGAGAAGATCGAAAAAGACACCGATCGCGATTATTTCATGTCTGCCGCTGAAGCGAAGGAATATGGACTGATCGATCGCGTCATCGAAACCGTCTAA
- a CDS encoding ATP-dependent Clp protease proteolytic subunit → MQVPYRLPGSQQVQWVDIYTRMAFERIVFLDGEIDDNTANGIVALLLYLNSEDATKPIYLYINSYGERVGGGVSSLAASMAIYDTMQYIKAPVHTICMGIAASSAVLLLSSGTKGSRLSLPNAELVLSPQYGQSRGQATDIQVDAQKVIADRRTFLEILSLNTGHSVEKLTKDLDRRFYLTADEAKEYGLIDRVVSSTKELPKQLPALV, encoded by the coding sequence ATGCAAGTTCCTTACCGTCTTCCCGGTAGCCAACAGGTGCAGTGGGTCGATATCTACACCCGCATGGCATTCGAGCGCATTGTATTTCTCGATGGCGAAATTGATGACAACACGGCAAATGGAATTGTCGCCCTTCTGCTTTATCTCAATTCAGAAGACGCAACGAAACCGATTTACCTGTACATCAATTCCTACGGTGAGCGAGTCGGGGGCGGCGTGTCTTCGCTGGCGGCAAGCATGGCGATCTACGACACGATGCAGTACATCAAAGCGCCCGTTCATACGATTTGTATGGGGATCGCTGCCAGTAGTGCTGTGTTGCTGTTGTCGTCTGGCACAAAAGGATCGCGCCTGAGTTTGCCAAACGCAGAACTGGTTCTGTCACCGCAGTATGGACAATCGAGAGGTCAAGCCACCGACATCCAAGTCGATGCCCAAAAAGTGATTGCCGATCGCCGTACATTCCTAGAAATCCTGTCGCTCAATACTGGACACAGTGTTGAGAAACTCACGAAAGACCTTGATCGACGGTTCTATCTCACCGCTGACGAAGCGAAAGAATATGGACTCATCGATCGTGTTGTCTCCAGCACCAAAGAGCTACCGAAACAACTACCCGCCCTCGTTTAA
- a CDS encoding ATP-dependent Clp protease proteolytic subunit, with protein MESPIKAVQSSTYYGDASYRTPPPDLASLMLKERIVYLGGPLHSIDEYRRNPNQDYTRLIIAQLLYLQFDDPEKPIFFYINSTGTSWEGETIGFETEAFAVCDTLSYIKPPVHTICIGQAVGTAAMILAAGTKGFRASLPHATIVLNQPKSGTRGQATDIQIRAKEVLENRAAILDILSKNTGQTIEKIVKDTDRTFYMTPQEAKEYGLIDRVLESTKQLPKPVAALT; from the coding sequence ATGGAATCACCGATTAAGGCTGTTCAGTCCTCGACTTATTATGGCGATGCGTCCTACCGCACCCCGCCACCCGATTTGGCATCGTTGATGCTCAAAGAGCGCATCGTTTATCTTGGCGGACCTCTGCACTCGATCGATGAATATCGCAGAAACCCCAACCAAGACTACACCCGTTTGATCATCGCGCAGCTTCTATATTTGCAGTTCGATGATCCCGAAAAGCCGATCTTTTTCTACATCAACTCGACTGGGACTTCTTGGGAAGGCGAAACAATCGGGTTTGAAACTGAAGCTTTTGCAGTTTGCGATACGCTCAGTTACATTAAGCCTCCGGTGCATACGATTTGTATCGGTCAAGCAGTGGGAACAGCAGCAATGATTCTCGCGGCTGGAACAAAAGGCTTTCGGGCAAGTTTGCCTCACGCGACGATTGTTCTAAACCAACCGAAATCAGGCACACGCGGACAAGCGACTGATATTCAGATTCGAGCAAAAGAAGTGCTCGAAAATCGTGCGGCGATCCTCGACATTCTGTCTAAGAACACCGGACAAACGATCGAGAAAATCGTCAAAGACACCGATCGTACGTTCTACATGACTCCGCAAGAGGCGAAAGAATACGGGTTAATCGATCGCGTTCTCGAAAGTACGAAGCAACTCCCGAAACCTGTTGCTGCCCTAACTTAG